From Candidatus Neomarinimicrobiota bacterium, a single genomic window includes:
- a CDS encoding cell division protein ZapA has translation MVRVSIFGQEYTVKAKADSNYIADVASYVDKEMREVEESLSSTQSGTRIAILAAMSITDDLFSVRRDRDSVVEQVEDKAATLVEFIDETMVLS, from the coding sequence TTGGTAAGAGTATCCATATTTGGCCAGGAGTACACTGTCAAGGCGAAAGCCGATTCAAACTATATCGCTGATGTTGCCAGCTACGTCGACAAAGAAATGAGAGAAGTAGAAGAATCCCTGTCATCGACGCAGTCTGGAACGAGGATAGCCATTCTTGCCGCGATGAGCATCACCGATGACCTGTTTTCGGTAAGAAGAGACCGGGATAGTGTCGTTGAACAGGTTGAAGACAAAGCCGCAACACTCGTGGAATTCATAGACGAGACGATGGTCCTATCCTAG
- the pheT gene encoding phenylalanine--tRNA ligase subunit beta — protein sequence MIVSIDWLREFVDISLEPDKVADLLTDAGLESDVVIQGKALDIEITPNRPDCMSHLGIAREIAVLTDRKLKYPELILEESSDLASDLIKVEIEIAEKCPRYACRIVRNVKVGVSPSWMKDRLEIVGLRAINNIVDVSNYVLMEMGHPLHTFDLGRIAGGKIVVRTAKKGETLVTLEGEDRTLSEEHLLICDANNPVALAGIMGGENSEVSEATKNVLIESAYFDPVTVRKGAKSFGLRTEASKRFERGTDYEGLLRALDRTAALLAETAGGEVLKGVVDVYPLQKEPPRIHFRHENASAIAGIDFKPEFVRKTFKGLEISFSESPGGYECKAPTFRPDLLRPVDLTEELARVYGYNRIVPDFSYKGWLGNDVGDPLTDITGLKRFFAGLGFNETVTNSLLSPKQVEGFFAEKAVRLQNPLSTEMSLLRTSLFPGLFASVAFNLRRGEHNLAFFEHGDTFVRDKSSQTGCAEREEFGGVMCGEKSPKQWRREPLKNDFFALKGYLESLSRFLRLHDYRFVPLPHDTFFSPGLALATGDGPSVCQFGRFPGSILANFDIEIDVWGFALTLETVRKIRSQPFRHVGASQYPGISRDLSFMVKSDISAGDMESLLRESGTRTLRRVSIYDLYEGDQVEEGHKSLTFNLFFQKTDRTLTDEEVDGIISKIISKASKDLDAKLR from the coding sequence ATGATTGTTTCTATCGACTGGCTCAGAGAATTTGTCGACATTTCCCTTGAACCAGATAAGGTTGCAGATCTCCTCACCGACGCCGGACTGGAATCGGATGTCGTTATTCAAGGGAAAGCGCTAGACATCGAGATAACGCCCAACCGTCCCGACTGTATGTCACATCTGGGCATAGCCCGCGAGATTGCGGTTCTCACCGACCGGAAGCTCAAATACCCGGAGCTAATCCTTGAGGAATCATCCGATCTCGCCTCCGACCTGATTAAGGTAGAGATAGAAATCGCGGAGAAATGTCCCAGGTACGCCTGCCGCATTGTGAGAAATGTTAAGGTTGGGGTCTCCCCGTCCTGGATGAAAGACCGCCTTGAAATTGTGGGATTGCGGGCTATCAACAATATTGTGGACGTATCTAATTACGTGCTGATGGAGATGGGGCATCCTCTTCACACATTTGATCTTGGCCGAATTGCCGGGGGAAAAATCGTTGTACGTACGGCGAAGAAAGGCGAAACGCTCGTAACTCTCGAAGGTGAAGACCGGACGTTGAGCGAGGAACACTTACTCATCTGCGACGCGAATAATCCTGTTGCCCTTGCGGGAATTATGGGAGGAGAAAATTCCGAAGTCTCAGAAGCTACGAAGAACGTTTTGATCGAGAGCGCATATTTTGATCCCGTCACTGTACGGAAGGGGGCCAAATCTTTCGGCCTCAGGACAGAAGCGTCCAAGCGGTTTGAGAGGGGAACCGACTACGAAGGACTCCTCAGAGCATTGGACAGGACAGCGGCTCTCCTCGCGGAGACAGCCGGAGGTGAGGTTCTCAAGGGAGTGGTCGATGTATATCCGCTTCAGAAGGAGCCGCCGAGGATCCACTTTCGTCACGAAAACGCCTCCGCCATTGCCGGGATCGATTTTAAGCCGGAATTCGTGAGGAAGACTTTCAAAGGATTGGAAATATCCTTTTCCGAGTCCCCCGGGGGTTACGAATGCAAGGCGCCCACGTTCCGTCCGGATCTGCTGCGCCCCGTTGACCTGACGGAGGAACTCGCGAGGGTGTACGGGTACAACAGGATTGTCCCAGATTTCTCATACAAGGGGTGGTTAGGGAATGATGTGGGAGATCCATTGACGGACATCACAGGACTCAAGCGGTTCTTCGCGGGTCTCGGTTTCAACGAAACGGTGACGAACAGTCTTCTGAGTCCGAAGCAAGTGGAAGGTTTTTTTGCTGAAAAAGCGGTAAGACTCCAAAATCCCTTGAGTACCGAAATGTCCCTCCTCCGAACTTCGCTCTTTCCGGGTCTCTTTGCGTCGGTAGCGTTCAACCTGAGGAGAGGTGAACATAACCTGGCGTTTTTCGAACATGGCGATACTTTCGTTCGTGACAAGAGCTCTCAGACGGGGTGTGCTGAGCGCGAGGAATTTGGCGGCGTGATGTGCGGCGAGAAGAGTCCCAAACAGTGGAGAAGAGAACCACTTAAGAACGATTTCTTCGCATTGAAAGGTTATCTGGAATCCTTGAGCCGATTTCTCAGGCTCCACGATTACCGGTTTGTACCTCTGCCTCATGACACCTTTTTCTCCCCGGGTCTGGCTCTCGCGACCGGTGACGGTCCGTCCGTTTGTCAATTCGGTCGTTTTCCCGGTTCCATACTTGCTAACTTTGATATTGAAATCGATGTGTGGGGTTTTGCCCTGACCCTGGAAACCGTCAGGAAGATTCGGTCTCAACCCTTTCGGCATGTTGGCGCTTCACAGTATCCGGGTATATCGAGGGATCTGTCGTTCATGGTGAAGAGCGATATTTCGGCAGGAGACATGGAGTCGCTCCTGAGAGAAAGCGGAACCCGGACATTAAGGAGAGTCTCCATCTACGATCTTTACGAAGGGGATCAGGTGGAGGAAGGGCATAAGAGTCTCACGTTTAATCTCTTCTTTCAGAAGACTGACCGAACCCTCACCGATGAGGAGGTGGACGGCATCATCTCGAAGATAATTTCCAAGGCTTCAAAAGATTTGGATGCTAAATTACGGTAG
- the pheS gene encoding phenylalanine--tRNA ligase subunit alpha, producing MPLLKQIEEAGREFAREVEQLDASMEALDSLRIRYLGRKGKIPSLFDQVPVQPKESRSEAGMILNNLKKEIEDRIAALRKVTVSKSETQPTHLDLNLPGDSVRFGTLHPVEHTMQDVKNIFTSIGFSVAYGPEIDDDYHNFEALNIPKHHPARDMQDTFYVSEDVVLRTHTSNTQIHIMEKEQPPLRVIVPGRVYRNEAVSVRSYCLFHQVEGLYINRSVSFAELKGTLEFFVGKFFGDDVKFRFRPSFFPFTEPSAEVDISCLLCGGSGCPACKNKGWVEILGCGMVDPEVFRHVGYDPEEWTGYAFGMGIEKLAMLKYQIDDIRLFFNSDVRFLRQFV from the coding sequence GTGCCGTTACTGAAGCAGATCGAAGAAGCCGGGAGGGAGTTTGCCCGCGAAGTGGAGCAGCTGGATGCTTCCATGGAGGCTCTCGACAGTCTGAGGATACGGTATCTGGGGCGGAAAGGAAAAATTCCCTCGCTATTTGATCAGGTGCCTGTTCAACCGAAGGAATCCCGGTCCGAGGCCGGTATGATTCTCAATAATCTCAAGAAGGAAATTGAAGATCGAATTGCCGCGCTGCGGAAAGTGACTGTCTCGAAAAGCGAGACACAGCCCACCCACCTTGATCTCAATCTTCCTGGTGATTCTGTACGATTTGGGACTTTGCATCCGGTCGAGCATACCATGCAGGATGTGAAGAATATCTTTACATCCATTGGATTTTCAGTCGCATATGGCCCCGAAATTGACGACGACTACCACAATTTTGAAGCCCTCAACATACCAAAGCATCACCCGGCCCGGGATATGCAAGATACCTTCTACGTGTCGGAAGATGTGGTCCTTCGAACGCACACCTCCAATACCCAGATTCATATTATGGAAAAGGAACAGCCTCCTTTGCGTGTCATTGTCCCCGGTCGGGTATACCGCAACGAGGCCGTTAGCGTCAGGAGCTATTGTCTGTTTCACCAGGTAGAAGGACTTTACATCAACCGAAGTGTTTCGTTTGCCGAGCTGAAGGGGACCCTCGAATTCTTCGTGGGGAAATTCTTCGGGGACGATGTGAAGTTCCGGTTTCGACCCAGCTTTTTCCCTTTCACAGAACCGAGCGCCGAAGTTGATATTTCGTGTCTTCTTTGCGGAGGAAGTGGCTGCCCAGCCTGCAAGAACAAAGGATGGGTGGAGATTCTGGGGTGCGGGATGGTCGATCCTGAGGTCTTCAGACACGTGGGCTACGATCCGGAGGAATGGACAGGTTATGCCTTTGGCATGGGGATCGAGAAACTGGCCATGCTGAAATACCAGATTGACGATATTCGACTGTTCTTCAATAGTGACGTTCGCTTCCTGAGACAATTCGTATGA
- the rplT gene encoding 50S ribosomal protein L20 codes for MTRVSSSVARKKRHKKILKKAKGYYGARSRLYKTAKDAVDRAMLYNYRDRRLRRRNFRRLWITRINAAARLNGTSYSRLLFDLKAKNIEINRKMLAHLAVHEPDAFTAIVRAASGK; via the coding sequence ATGACCCGGGTATCGAGTTCGGTTGCTCGTAAGAAAAGACATAAGAAGATACTGAAAAAGGCGAAGGGCTACTACGGTGCCAGAAGCCGTCTGTACAAAACCGCCAAGGACGCTGTTGATAGGGCGATGCTGTACAATTACAGAGATCGTCGTCTGAGAAGGAGAAATTTCAGAAGATTGTGGATCACAAGAATAAACGCGGCTGCCCGTCTCAACGGTACCTCCTATTCCAGATTGCTTTTCGATCTGAAGGCAAAAAATATCGAAATCAATCGCAAGATGCTGGCCCATCTGGCCGTTCACGAACCCGATGCGTTCACCGCCATCGTACGAGCGGCTTCTGGCAAGTAG
- the rpmI gene encoding 50S ribosomal protein L35 produces MPKMKTRRGAAKRFSVTKTGVIRKNKANRTHLLKKKSPNRKRQLRRKNNVSLADKNRVRKMLGI; encoded by the coding sequence ATGCCAAAGATGAAAACGAGGAGAGGAGCAGCTAAGAGATTCTCCGTAACGAAGACAGGGGTGATTCGCAAGAACAAGGCGAACCGGACACACCTGTTGAAGAAAAAAAGCCCAAACAGAAAACGCCAATTGAGGCGCAAGAATAATGTGAGTTTGGCGGATAAGAATCGTGTAAGAAAAATGCTTGGAATCTAG
- the infC gene encoding translation initiation factor IF-3, with protein sequence MDINKIRINHRIRASELRLIAEDGEQLGIVPLDEALQTAQKAGLDLVEVAPNAKPPVARLIDYGKLKYDQKKKDHESKKRQHVIRIKEVRFRPRIDDNDFETKIRNATRFLAEGFKVKITIMYRGREMARQDLGEDLLKRIQAALDGVAEIEKRGELEGRRFSIMMAPKSGS encoded by the coding sequence ATCGACATAAACAAAATTCGGATAAATCATCGAATCAGGGCAAGCGAACTGAGATTGATTGCGGAGGACGGGGAACAGTTGGGGATTGTACCTCTCGACGAAGCGCTTCAGACAGCTCAGAAAGCAGGTTTGGATCTCGTGGAAGTGGCGCCCAATGCAAAACCACCCGTGGCCCGGCTCATTGATTATGGAAAGCTTAAGTATGACCAAAAGAAAAAGGACCACGAAAGCAAGAAAAGACAGCATGTAATTCGGATAAAAGAGGTTAGATTTCGACCCCGGATTGACGACAATGATTTTGAGACAAAAATTCGCAATGCCACCAGATTCCTCGCAGAGGGCTTCAAGGTAAAAATAACGATCATGTATCGTGGTAGGGAAATGGCAAGGCAGGATCTGGGAGAGGACTTACTCAAGAGAATTCAGGCTGCCCTCGACGGTGTGGCTGAAATTGAGAAGAGGGGTGAGCTGGAGGGAAGACGATTTTCCATTATGATGGCACCGAAATCTGGGAGTTGA
- the thrS gene encoding threonine--tRNA ligase, producing the protein MTKNAFAVKVNGELRDWNRVLEADSELEVVTANSEEGHHLLLHSTAHLMAQAVKELFPDAKITIGPAIENRFYYDFDVDQSFSEEDLARIEKRMRELSDEDLYVERRVLSKEEAIKLFGDLGETYKLEMIDEFEDGEVISAYSQGKFIDLCRGPHLPSTGLIKHFQLLNTAGAYWRGDENNPMLQRIYGTAFPTGEELEGYLELLRKARERDHRKLGKELSLFMFHRYSPGSPFFLPKGTVIYNELVRFIRELYREYHYQEVISPEIYDVELWKTSGHWDLFRDYMYHVKLGKRDFGLKPMNCPAHTLFYSSELRSYRDLPIRLADFGRLHRSEKAGVISGLTRVRSFSQDDSHIFCTRKQVAREMDSLLEMFEKAFEPFGFEKTEVVLSTRPEKALGDKELWDEAETLLEKILTEHGIDYLVEPGEGAFYGPKIDFNVRDALQRYHQLSTFQLDLTLPERFELTYVDEDGRDKRPVMIHRALLGSLERFIGVYIEHCGGDFPLWLAPVQVVVLPVSDKSSDYAMGVKQKLFDAGLRVEIDSRPDKIGARIRQAELQKVNVMLIVGEAEAKGQTVSVRRRFLGDLGQKKTDTLIRQLVAEIEDKRRVKEST; encoded by the coding sequence TTGACGAAGAACGCATTCGCGGTTAAGGTGAATGGCGAGCTGAGAGACTGGAATCGAGTCCTGGAGGCGGATTCGGAACTTGAAGTGGTGACCGCCAATTCAGAGGAAGGCCATCACCTTCTTCTTCACAGCACGGCCCACCTTATGGCACAGGCGGTAAAGGAGCTCTTTCCGGATGCAAAGATCACCATCGGACCAGCCATAGAGAACAGGTTTTATTACGACTTTGACGTGGATCAATCGTTCAGTGAGGAAGACCTCGCCAGGATTGAGAAGCGGATGAGGGAATTATCCGATGAAGATCTTTATGTGGAAAGGCGCGTCCTTTCGAAAGAAGAGGCCATCAAGCTCTTTGGCGACCTTGGAGAAACATACAAACTGGAAATGATCGACGAATTCGAAGATGGTGAAGTGATATCGGCCTATTCGCAGGGAAAGTTCATCGACCTATGTAGAGGCCCCCATCTTCCTTCAACAGGGCTGATCAAGCACTTTCAACTCCTCAATACGGCAGGGGCGTACTGGCGGGGTGACGAAAACAACCCGATGCTTCAGCGGATCTACGGAACCGCCTTTCCCACAGGGGAAGAACTGGAAGGATACCTGGAATTGCTCAGGAAGGCGAGGGAGCGGGATCACCGGAAACTTGGAAAAGAACTGAGCCTGTTCATGTTCCACAGGTATTCACCCGGAAGCCCATTCTTTCTGCCAAAGGGAACGGTCATTTACAACGAGCTTGTGAGATTCATCCGTGAACTTTACCGCGAATACCACTACCAGGAAGTCATATCACCGGAAATCTATGACGTGGAATTGTGGAAAACATCCGGGCACTGGGATCTGTTCCGTGACTACATGTATCACGTGAAGCTGGGCAAGCGTGATTTCGGCCTTAAACCCATGAACTGTCCCGCCCATACCCTGTTCTATTCTTCTGAACTGAGATCCTACAGGGATCTCCCAATACGACTCGCCGACTTCGGGCGCCTCCATAGATCAGAGAAAGCTGGTGTTATCTCGGGGCTCACCCGGGTGAGGAGTTTCAGTCAGGACGATTCACACATCTTTTGCACCCGGAAACAGGTTGCCCGGGAGATGGACTCACTCCTCGAAATGTTCGAAAAGGCGTTTGAACCCTTCGGTTTCGAAAAAACAGAGGTTGTGCTGAGTACAAGACCAGAAAAGGCATTGGGAGATAAGGAGTTATGGGATGAAGCTGAAACATTACTTGAGAAGATTCTCACTGAACACGGGATTGATTATCTGGTTGAACCAGGCGAAGGGGCGTTTTACGGACCGAAGATAGACTTCAATGTAAGAGATGCTCTGCAGAGATATCATCAGCTCAGCACTTTTCAGCTCGACTTAACCCTTCCGGAGAGGTTCGAGTTGACCTATGTTGATGAGGATGGGCGTGATAAGCGGCCTGTCATGATTCATCGAGCGCTTCTGGGTTCACTGGAACGTTTCATCGGAGTGTATATTGAACACTGTGGTGGCGATTTCCCGCTCTGGCTCGCCCCCGTACAGGTTGTGGTCTTGCCTGTCTCTGATAAGTCTTCGGACTACGCCATGGGTGTGAAGCAAAAACTGTTTGATGCGGGTTTGAGGGTAGAGATAGACAGCCGGCCAGACAAGATTGGTGCAAGGATAAGGCAGGCTGAATTGCAGAAAGTGAACGTTATGTTAATCGTGGGTGAAGCCGAGGCGAAAGGGCAAACAGTGTCCGTTCGGCGGCGGTTTCTGGGTGACCTGGGTCAGAAGAAGACGGATACTCTGATTCGCCAATTGGTCGCTGAGATTGAAGACAAAAGGAGGGTGAAGGAATCGACATAA
- a CDS encoding S41 family peptidase, translated as MIRMNFFKKTVLVSLVGLTLISFLVGKSDLYRDISENWKLVYEVYRRIITHYADQIDPAKLASAGIRGMLEKLDPYSAFLEKEERDGLDVLTKGEYGGVGIQLGVRDDSLTVIAPMEDSPAKRTGILPGDRITAIDHELTKSMNLNDAAKRIRGKKGTMVVLTIRRFGEPDELDFELTRDNIAVKDVSYSGTIGTDIGYVRLSRFSRNSPVEMRKALTSLKAQGVNKYIIDLRGNPGGLLNAAIRVLDMLIEKGPEILYTKGRSDEAEREFVSQTEPIVDSSMALTVLIDGGTASASEIVSGVVQDLDRGIIIGFKSFGKGLVQSVYPLDPERSLKLTTAKYYMPSGRLIQKPDYLDEEIMMGTAQEDSIFVTRKGREVRANGGITPDILLDRAIVPPPLTRECWRRGLFFKFATLYLLDNEMRIPVIIDDMILTQFREYVKSKDVRINMKGEKQFRSFISSLDSTVHENKRLEHSLNVLEKYFDDFEEATVDRFDVERESLSIGLEREFSSILGGNHARIASSFDDDPAILKAVEVLTDQVTYDNTLAPPGF; from the coding sequence ATGATAAGAATGAATTTCTTCAAGAAGACGGTTCTGGTAAGCCTGGTGGGATTGACACTCATCTCCTTTCTGGTAGGGAAGTCAGACCTTTACAGGGACATCTCGGAAAACTGGAAACTTGTGTACGAAGTTTACAGGAGAATCATAACCCATTACGCCGATCAGATCGACCCGGCAAAACTTGCGAGTGCCGGGATTAGGGGGATGCTCGAAAAGCTCGATCCCTACTCCGCGTTTCTCGAAAAGGAAGAGAGAGATGGGCTTGATGTGCTCACAAAGGGAGAATATGGCGGCGTGGGAATCCAATTAGGGGTGAGAGACGATTCGTTGACGGTCATCGCCCCGATGGAAGATTCTCCCGCAAAACGGACGGGCATTCTCCCGGGGGACAGGATCACGGCTATCGACCACGAGCTAACGAAAAGTATGAACCTGAACGACGCGGCAAAAAGGATCAGGGGCAAGAAGGGGACGATGGTTGTTCTCACCATCCGACGGTTCGGTGAACCTGATGAACTGGACTTCGAGCTGACCCGGGACAATATTGCCGTTAAAGACGTTTCCTACAGCGGAACTATCGGGACCGACATTGGCTACGTGAGACTATCTCGATTCTCCAGAAATTCGCCCGTTGAAATGAGGAAAGCATTGACCAGCCTGAAAGCACAAGGCGTCAACAAATATATCATAGATCTCCGGGGAAATCCGGGTGGATTGCTGAATGCTGCAATTCGAGTCCTGGATATGTTGATTGAAAAGGGTCCGGAAATTCTCTACACGAAGGGGAGGAGCGACGAAGCAGAACGTGAGTTTGTTTCGCAGACGGAGCCTATCGTGGATTCATCCATGGCCCTAACTGTCCTGATTGACGGGGGAACCGCCTCGGCCAGTGAAATCGTTTCAGGCGTAGTTCAGGATCTCGATCGCGGCATCATCATCGGATTCAAATCATTCGGAAAGGGACTTGTTCAGTCAGTCTATCCCCTGGATCCGGAGAGATCGCTGAAACTGACGACGGCGAAATACTATATGCCCTCCGGCAGGCTCATCCAGAAGCCAGATTATCTCGACGAAGAGATCATGATGGGTACCGCTCAAGAGGATTCAATTTTTGTTACAAGAAAAGGAAGGGAGGTGAGGGCCAACGGAGGCATCACGCCCGACATTCTGTTGGATCGTGCAATAGTACCCCCCCCTCTCACCCGGGAATGCTGGAGACGAGGCCTCTTCTTCAAGTTCGCGACTCTCTATTTGTTGGACAACGAGATGAGAATCCCGGTCATAATCGATGACATGATCCTCACACAGTTCAGAGAATACGTCAAGTCAAAAGATGTCCGGATTAATATGAAGGGCGAAAAACAGTTTAGGTCGTTTATCTCTTCGCTGGATAGTACCGTCCACGAGAACAAACGATTGGAACATTCCCTCAATGTGCTCGAGAAGTACTTTGACGACTTTGAGGAGGCGACCGTCGACAGATTCGACGTGGAAAGAGAATCTCTTTCCATTGGTCTTGAGAGGGAGTTCTCCTCTATCCTTGGCGGGAATCATGCCCGGATCGCGTCCTCATTCGACGATGATCCTGCCATTCTCAAGGCGGTGGAAGTGCTCACTGATCAGGTGACATATGACAACACCCTGGCCCCTCCCGGATTTTGA
- the tmk gene encoding dTMP kinase: protein MKGHLVTFEGIDGCGKSTQAELLRDFLDERGQDSVLVGEPGGTHISVQIRNILLNPENRSMNAVTESILFSASRAQLTYEVILPNLEKETTVLCDRFVDSSLAYQGYGRGLPIEWLKKINEFATARLVPGATIFLDIPVRTALERLRGKGTDRMEKEGDTFLQRVRNGYQTLARENPERYIVVDGAMNVKLIHRKIVQKLEKAGSLRKKER, encoded by the coding sequence ATGAAAGGGCATCTTGTCACGTTTGAAGGAATCGATGGTTGCGGAAAGTCGACACAGGCAGAACTTCTCCGGGATTTTCTTGATGAGAGGGGACAGGATTCGGTTCTGGTAGGAGAACCGGGAGGGACGCATATTTCCGTACAAATCAGGAATATCCTGCTCAATCCAGAGAACAGATCCATGAATGCCGTGACAGAGAGTATCCTCTTCAGCGCCAGCCGGGCTCAACTGACGTATGAAGTCATCTTGCCCAATCTTGAGAAGGAAACCACCGTTCTTTGCGATCGGTTTGTCGATTCGAGCTTGGCCTACCAGGGGTATGGACGGGGTCTCCCCATCGAGTGGTTAAAGAAAATAAATGAGTTTGCTACCGCCCGGTTGGTTCCTGGTGCGACCATATTTCTGGATATTCCAGTTCGAACCGCCCTTGAAAGGCTAAGGGGAAAGGGGACAGACCGGATGGAGAAAGAAGGAGACACCTTTCTCCAGCGGGTAAGAAATGGATACCAAACCCTTGCGCGGGAAAATCCTGAAAGATATATTGTTGTTGACGGGGCGATGAATGTGAAACTTATTCACCGAAAAATTGTTCAGAAACTGGAGAAAGCCGGATCTTTACGGAAAAAGGAAAGATGA
- the rsmI gene encoding 16S rRNA (cytidine(1402)-2'-O)-methyltransferase, whose product MSILYIVATPIGNLTDITLRALETLKAADLVVAEDTRRTRKLLNHYDIRVPLLSYFEHNRDVRIPQIMKRLKRNEQIAMVTDSGTPGISDPAYRLIREAIRDGIGITSIPGPSALTTAVVLSGLPTDRFVFEGFLPRKKRRRARLSQLAREERTVIIFESPKRLTKTIRECRLQMGDRPVSVCRELTKMHEEVFRGTLSDAEAHFGKVKPRGEIVLVIGKDDPNVHFHASDSRRWDVKV is encoded by the coding sequence ATATCCATCTTATATATTGTCGCCACACCCATCGGAAACCTCACCGATATTACGCTTCGCGCCCTGGAGACTTTGAAGGCGGCCGATCTGGTTGTGGCAGAGGACACACGCAGAACCAGGAAGTTGCTGAATCATTATGATATCAGAGTACCTTTGTTGAGTTATTTTGAGCATAATCGCGATGTGAGGATTCCTCAGATCATGAAAAGACTCAAACGGAACGAACAAATTGCCATGGTTACAGATTCAGGAACGCCGGGCATCAGCGATCCCGCATACCGTTTGATAAGGGAAGCCATAAGGGACGGCATCGGCATAACCTCCATTCCCGGTCCTTCGGCCCTGACGACGGCGGTCGTCTTGTCAGGACTGCCGACGGATCGCTTTGTGTTCGAAGGTTTTCTTCCCAGGAAAAAGAGAAGACGTGCCAGACTGTCCCAGCTGGCTCGAGAAGAGAGAACGGTAATAATTTTTGAGTCCCCTAAGAGATTGACAAAGACGATAAGAGAGTGCCGGCTGCAAATGGGAGACCGGCCTGTCTCCGTCTGCAGGGAGTTAACGAAAATGCACGAAGAAGTTTTCCGGGGGACACTCAGCGATGCCGAAGCCCACTTTGGCAAGGTGAAACCGCGTGGGGAGATTGTTCTCGTCATCGGAAAGGATGATCCTAACGTCCACTTTCACGCCTCAGACTCCCGAAGGTGGGACGTGAAAGTATGA